DNA from Laspinema palackyanum D2c:
TGCATGGCGATCGCCCCAGAGACAGCATCATCAGCAGAGTCAGGAAATAAGGCCATAATTGCATCCCCAATATATTTGTCAATAAATCCATTATGTTCGGGAATGACGGGGCTAACGCGACTTAAATAACTATTAATAAAATCAAACGTTTCTTCCGGAGACATGGTTTCCGAGAGGCTGGTAAATTGCCGGATATCGGAAAATAAAATGGTCATTTCTTTTTTGATGTGGTTGCCCAATTTCACATCAACAATACTTTCTTGTCCTAAAAATTTTAAAAAGTCATGGGGGACAAATCTGCCATAAGCCGCATTAATTTTAGCAAGGCGAATATGGGTTTTAATTCGGGTCAGTAGTTCATTTTTATTAAAAGGTTTCATCAGATAATCATTGGCCCCGGCGTTAAACCCTTCTACCAGGTCAGAAACTTGATTTTTGGCAGTAAGCATGACGATGGGGAGGTCGATCGCCGCAAATTGTTGACGAATTTTTTCGCAAACTTCATATCCGGTCATCCGAGGCATCATGACGTCAAGCAGGATTAAGTCGGGCTTAAAGCCATTTTCAATAATTTCTAGGGCTTTTAAACCATTGGCGGCGCGGGTAATGGCGTAATTTTGCAGAGAGAGGGTATTCGCGAGAACTTGCAGATTGATGGGTTCATCATCGACGATTAAAATTTTAAATTCTGCACCTTCGGCGATGTGAATTTCTGTGACGAGAACGGGGGGATTTGAATAAGGCTGGTCACTGCCTGGGGCTGGGGTACGGATGATGTTTTCCGAAGCAACTACGGGGGGTTTTGTAGGGGCGACGGTGGCGGTTGTTTGGGGTAAGGTAAAGGTAAAGTGTGACCCTTTTCCGACTTCAGATTCAACCTCAATGGTTCCGTGATGTAATTCAATGAGTTGCTTGGCGATCGCCAATCCCAATCCCGTTCCCCCATATTCTCGGGCGGTGGAACCATCCGCTTGTTCAAAGGATTCAAAAATGCGACTGATTTTGTCTTGGGGAATACCAATTCCGGTATCGGTAACGGTAATGGCTACGAAGTCTTCTACAATTTTAGCCGAAACTTCAACGAAGCCGGATTCGGTAAATTTGATGCCATTACCGATGAGGTTATGGAGGATTTGCTGCACCCGATTTTCATCGGCATTGACGGCGATAAAGTCTGGGGGGATGGCATTAATCAGTTGCAACTCTTTATCCCCAATTAGGGGTTTGCTGAGGTTGAGAACGACTTGGGCGATCGCCCGCAAATCCAAGGGTTTGAGTTGCAGTTCAATCTTTTTATGTTTGAGTTGAGAAAAATCCAGGATATCATTGACTAAATGAGATAACCGGCGACCGCTGCTGGTAATGGTTTCTAAGTTGAAAATAGTCGGGTCTGATAAGGGTCCCGTTACCCCATCAATTAAGGAATCGGCAATGCCAATAATCCCATTGAGGGGGGTTCTCAGTTCATGGGAAGTATTGGCTAGAAATTCATCTTTTAGTCCATCAAGACGTTTAAGTTCTTGATTTTTTTCTTCTAAAGTCTTCGCATATTCAGCTAATTGCTGATAGGATAATTTCAGGTTACTCCAGAGGGTGTAACCGATGCTGAATACTCCCGCAGTGACGAGGGCTAAGACGGGGGTGAAGACGGGAATTAATAAACCGGACAAAAACGCGATGTAGGAAGTACCAATTAGGACAACGGTCCCGAGGAGAATTCCCAGTCCGCACCAGCGGGTTTTCAGCCAGAGGGAACCGAGGATAGCACTATATCCAGAACTGAGAAAAATTAACCCCCATTTAAAGGATTTGGGGGTGGGATAGAGCATCGGACGATTGTCGAGGGCGCTACTTAAAATTTGGCTGGTTAAGTTGGCATGAATGACCACTCCGGGCATTAATTCAGGGTTGCCAAACAGGGTATTCGTATAGGGGGTTTGAAAGGAGTCATTCAGACTCGGGGCTGAAGCCCCGATGAAGATAATGCGATCGCGGAAGAAATCCGGGGGAATTCTATTTTGTAAAACCTCGGTGAGGGAAATGTGAGCAAATCTGTCGAGTCCCCCGCGATAGTTGACTAATATTTGATAGCCACCCCCATCTTGTTTGCTATATTCTCCCTCGTTGCCGGTGAGGGGAATAAATGTCCCTTGGCCCAGTTTATAAATGGATTGGGCTTCATCAGCAACTGACAATTGAATCCCTTCTGTTTCTAAATATTTTAAGCCTAAAAAGGTGGCGATTCCTTCGCGTAATGTCCCATCGGGTTTCCCCACTAATACCATACCCCGGCGGATTTTGCCATCGCGATCGAGTAACATATCGTTGGCGGCTACTTGTCCGAGTTCCGCTAATCGGGGCGGAGGGGCAATCGGATTTCCGGCAACTTTTTCTACCCCAATTAGATTAGGAGTGATTTCAAATAGGGCATTTAATGGTTCATGACCCGGTTCTACGGGCAAATCCCGATAAATATCTAGTCCAATAACTCGCGGGTTTTGAGCCTTGATATTTTTGATTAATTGGGTCATGATGCGATCGCTCATCGGCCATTGTTGGACATATTTGATGTCCGGTTCATTAATGGTAACGATGACAATGCGCGAGTCTACAGGTTCTGGGGGACGCAGGCGAAACCAGGTATCTAGGGCGGCCCATTCAAACAGATGTAAAAAACCAGCGCTACTGAAGGTAATAATCACCCCAGCGACTGCTGGAGTGATCAGGATTGGGCCACGCCACAAGCCGATTCTTTGTTGTAACTGTTGCCACATAGTTTGCTCGAACCCTGTCCTGTTTTAAGAGAGAGATAGATGCACCCGTTTGGAATTGCCCTTCAATGTCTTACTCGCACAATCAGAGAGACTTAGGGTGAGGATTGGATCATCAGAGGAGTCGCGGCGATCGCCTCTAGTCCGACTTGTCCGAGGAGACTGCGCCACTCCTCGCTTAATGTGCGATTATCTGGCTGATTGACTCGGGCAACGGCTAAGGTTGTGAGGGTATCGTACCAGACCCCAGATTCTGCATAAGCAGTCGCCAAGGAGAGGGCCTCTAAATCCCCTGCCGTGGGGATCGCTTCCACGCGCTTCACCCATCCCGTGACGCTGTAACTATCCGGGTGCAGCCTGCCA
Protein-coding regions in this window:
- a CDS encoding CHASE2 domain-containing protein; the encoded protein is MWQQLQQRIGLWRGPILITPAVAGVIITFSSAGFLHLFEWAALDTWFRLRPPEPVDSRIVIVTINEPDIKYVQQWPMSDRIMTQLIKNIKAQNPRVIGLDIYRDLPVEPGHEPLNALFEITPNLIGVEKVAGNPIAPPPRLAELGQVAANDMLLDRDGKIRRGMVLVGKPDGTLREGIATFLGLKYLETEGIQLSVADEAQSIYKLGQGTFIPLTGNEGEYSKQDGGGYQILVNYRGGLDRFAHISLTEVLQNRIPPDFFRDRIIFIGASAPSLNDSFQTPYTNTLFGNPELMPGVVIHANLTSQILSSALDNRPMLYPTPKSFKWGLIFLSSGYSAILGSLWLKTRWCGLGILLGTVVLIGTSYIAFLSGLLIPVFTPVLALVTAGVFSIGYTLWSNLKLSYQQLAEYAKTLEEKNQELKRLDGLKDEFLANTSHELRTPLNGIIGIADSLIDGVTGPLSDPTIFNLETITSSGRRLSHLVNDILDFSQLKHKKIELQLKPLDLRAIAQVVLNLSKPLIGDKELQLINAIPPDFIAVNADENRVQQILHNLIGNGIKFTESGFVEVSAKIVEDFVAITVTDTGIGIPQDKISRIFESFEQADGSTAREYGGTGLGLAIAKQLIELHHGTIEVESEVGKGSHFTFTLPQTTATVAPTKPPVVASENIIRTPAPGSDQPYSNPPVLVTEIHIAEGAEFKILIVDDEPINLQVLANTLSLQNYAITRAANGLKALEIIENGFKPDLILLDVMMPRMTGYEVCEKIRQQFAAIDLPIVMLTAKNQVSDLVEGFNAGANDYLMKPFNKNELLTRIKTHIRLAKINAAYGRFVPHDFLKFLGQESIVDVKLGNHIKKEMTILFSDIRQFTSLSETMSPEETFDFINSYLSRVSPVIPEHNGFIDKYIGDAIMALFPDSADDAVSGAIAMQQRVQLFNEQRQQLGKVPIQIGIGLHTGSLMLGTIGEQDRMESTVISDAVNLASRLEGLTKLYGAEILISEDTLNQLNNRNCYQYRFLDRVQVKGKKASISVFEIYDSESPDRIEFKNKTLANFEMAITAYKEGNFETSQSLFQQIITLNPSDRAALLYLQRCEKYIQQGVPQGWAGIEAMTEK